GCGACCTCGTCGAGAATCGCGAACACCTCGCGCCCCTCGCGATCGACCTTGTTGACGAAGGTGATGATCGGCACGTTGCGAAGCCGGCACACCTCGAACAATTTGCGCGTCTGGCTCTCGATGCCCTTGGCGACGTCGATCACCATCACCGCCGAATCGACCGCGGTCAGCGTGCGATAGGTGTCCTCGCTGAAATCCTCGTGGCCCGGCGTGTCGAGCAGGTTGAAGGTCACGCCCCCGATCCCGTCGAACTGCCGTTCGAACGTCATCACCGACGACGTCACCGAGATGCCGCGCTGCTGCTCGATCTTCATCCAGTCCGATCGCGCCCGCCGCGCCGCGCCGCGCGCCTTGACCTCGCCGGCGAGGTGGATCGCGCCGCCGAACAGCAGCAGTTTCTCGGTGAGCGTGGTCTTGCCGGCGTCAGGGTGTGAAATGATCGCGAAGGTGCGGCGGTCGGAGATGTGATTCATCGCGGCGCTTTAGGCGCTGTGGGCCATGCGAGTCTATCGTCGCCCCGGCGGAGCCTGTCCTGAGCGGCTGGCTTGCCAGCCGGCCGAAGGGGCCGGGGCCGCTGTGTTCGGGGCAGCCGGCCCGCCAAGTTACCCGGCGGCCCCGGCCTCCGCCGGGGCGACGGGCGGTTTGACGCGCGCCCGAAACACGGTAGCGTACAGCGGATGCAAAAGCCGCCCCTCGCGATCCCGCGCTCGCTCTTCTTCCTGTCGATCTTCTACGGTGGCATGGTCTGCATCGCGGGCGTGCTCGGCAACAAACAGGTCTCGCTCGGGCCGATTTCCGCGCTCGGGCCGATGATCGGGCTCGGCCCGCTCGCGATCGAGGCGGGGATCGCCGCGTTCCTGCTGCTCGTCATCACCTCCAGCGCGGTTGCCGAACTCCACGGCGGCGCCACCGCCAACCGGCTGGTGCGCTTCGGCTTCGTGCCGCTCGTCACCTCGGTGCTGCTGTCGCTGCTGGTGCTGGCGCTGCCCGCCTCGCCCGATATGACGCCCGACCGGCAGGCGGCGTTCGCGATGATGATGGGCGGCACCCCGCGCATCTGGCTCGGCGGGATCGTCTCCTACGGCATCTCGCAGACGCTCAACGTGACGGTGTTCTCGATGCTGAAAGGCCGCGAGGGCGGCAAATTGCTGTGGCTGCGCGCCGGCGTGGCCAGCATCCTCAGCCAGATCGTCGATACGCTTCTGTTCGTGACGATCGCCTTCCTCGGCGTCTTCCCGATCGGCGAGCTGCTGCTCGGGCAGATGATCGTCAAGGTCTTGCTCTCGGCGGTGCTGGTGCCGCCGCTGATCTACCTCTTCGTCGCGTTCGGGCGGCGGCTGGACCGGGCGGCGTAACGCGCGCTCCGTTCGGGGGGCAGGGGGTGGCGCGCAACCTTCCCCCCCCAACCGTTCGCCCCGAGCGAAGTCGAGGGGCAGACCCCAACGCAGGTGTCTCGACTTCTGCCTGAAGGGCCGAAGTTCATCCTGAGCGGCTGGCCTGCCAGCCAGCCGAAGGGCTCGACACGAACGGTTTGGGAGAGGGCGCGTACCCACCCAAAACCCGTTCGTGCTGAGCAACTGTGTTCATGCATGCCGGTATGTTTGCTGTGATTTGAGCATGGCATTGAGTGTGATGATGAGTTTTCGCATGGTTGCGACGAGGGCGACCTTGGCGGGTTTGCCGTTGTCGCGGAGGCGCTGGCAGGTTTGTGCGAGGGGGCCTTTTTTGGAGCGTGCGATAGCGAGAGCGGCGAGGTAGAGGCACCTGCGTACAGCGGGTCTTCCGCCGGCGCACCGTCCGGGTTTTCGGGTGGCGCCGCTTTGCCGGTCGAAGGGGGCGACGCCGACGAGGGCTGCGGCTTGTCGGCTGGAGAGCGCGCCGAGCTCTGGCATGTGCGCGAGCAGGCATGCCGCCACGATCGGGCCGATACCGGGTGCGGAGCGCATCAGGCGTTCGCGTGTCGCCAGATCGGGGCTTGCGGCGATGAGGGCGGCGATGGCCTTTTCGATCCGCAGGGCGAGCGCTTTGAGTTTGCCGACCTGGGCTTTGACGAGGCGGCGCATGGCAGGATCGTCGAGGGTCTCGAACTGATTGCCGAGCTGGATGCGCTGGGCGACGGCGAGATCGCGCATGCGGACATGCTCGGCAAGGCGTGCTGCCTGAGGATCGTGCCGATATGGGGTGAGTTCGGGATGGAGCGCGGCGAGGCAACGCGCGATCACGGCGGCATCCAGCGGGTCGGTTTTCGCTAACTGCCGCTCGGCGCGGGCGAAGTTGCGCACCCGGGCGGGATCGAGCAGATACGCGGTCAGCCCGAGGCGGTCGAGCAGCGCGGCAAGCTTGCGCTCGTAGCCACCCGTCGCCTCGAAGCCGATGAGGAGATGATATCGGGCGGCAAACGCCTTGAGGCGGTGTTCGAGCGCCTTCAACCCCGCCTTGTCGTTCGCAAAACGCCATTCCTCACCGAGAGGATGAAGACGGACAACCAATTCGTTTTTGGCAACATCGATGCCGACAAACAGGTCGGGCTGTGGCATGATCCGGTCTCCCAAGCTTGTGATGCGGGGTCCGTAATGGCCCCAAGCAACTGTTCGGGGTTTGGGAAGACGGATGCGGCCCTGCTCAGCAACGATCTTGCAAGATCGCCAAGTCGAACGGCCTCACATCCGCCGCCGGGACGGGGTGGCCACCCCGTCCCGGCAATCGCCATTATGCACATTTCCAACACACAAGCGCAGTCGAAGCACGTGCCGCAAACGCCACCGCCTGCGGACAGGCTCAGCACGAACGGGAGCAGGGGGAGCGCCCTACTTCAAATATTTGTCAAACCACGCCACCGTCCGCGCGCGCAGATCCTTCATATGCGTCGGCAACCGCACGCCATGCCCCTCGTCCGGGTAGATCACCAGGCTGGTCGGCACGCCCAGATCCTTGAGCGCGTGCCAATATTCGGTCGATTGCGTCGGCGGCACCTCGATGTCGCGCTCGCCCGCCCAGATGAAGGTGGGGGTCTTGGCGGCCTTGATGAAGTAGATCGCCGAGGCCGCCTCATATGCCTTGTAATCGTCGTACAGGGTCTTGCCGAAGAACGGCAGCATCCACTGGTCGATGCCGTTGGTGCCGTAATAGCTCACCCAGTTCGACAGCCCCGCGCCCGCGACGATCGCCTTGAAGCGGTTGGTCTGGGTGTTCGCCCACATCGACATGAACCCGCCATAGGAGCCGCCGGTCAGCCCGAGCCGCGCGTCGTTGATTGGCGCGGCCT
This genomic stretch from Sphingomonas panacis harbors:
- a CDS encoding queuosine precursor transporter; its protein translation is MQKPPLAIPRSLFFLSIFYGGMVCIAGVLGNKQVSLGPISALGPMIGLGPLAIEAGIAAFLLLVITSSAVAELHGGATANRLVRFGFVPLVTSVLLSLLVLALPASPDMTPDRQAAFAMMMGGTPRIWLGGIVSYGISQTLNVTVFSMLKGREGGKLLWLRAGVASILSQIVDTLLFVTIAFLGVFPIGELLLGQMIVKVLLSAVLVPPLIYLFVAFGRRLDRAA
- a CDS encoding IS110 family transposase, with the translated sequence MPQPDLFVGIDVAKNELVVRLHPLGEEWRFANDKAGLKALEHRLKAFAARYHLLIGFEATGGYERKLAALLDRLGLTAYLLDPARVRNFARAERQLAKTDPLDAAVIARCLAALHPELTPYRHDPQAARLAEHVRMRDLAVAQRIQLGNQFETLDDPAMRRLVKAQVGKLKALALRIEKAIAALIAASPDLATRERLMRSAPGIGPIVAACLLAHMPELGALSSRQAAALVGVAPFDRQSGATRKPGRCAGGRPAVRRCLYLAALAIARSKKGPLAQTCQRLRDNGKPAKVALVATMRKLIITLNAMLKSQQTYRHA